One part of the Carassius auratus strain Wakin unplaced genomic scaffold, ASM336829v1 scaf_tig00029285, whole genome shotgun sequence genome encodes these proteins:
- the LOC113079806 gene encoding tumor necrosis factor receptor superfamily member 14-like — translation MSIFYNLSKLLPLLFVNIVLCMAACNNVDYEINGECCPKCDSGKRVYKHCDEFTSTTCDSCRIRTYTNAPNGFTECLPCSVCDTSDGVRVKQACTVTSDTVCGPLPGYYCIDSLYNCKRAKKHSSCSPGQYINQTGTQFRDTVCDDCPAGSYSNGTFCILHNSNFCKKKLISKIVD, via the exons ATGTCCATATTCTATAATCTATCAAAATTGCTTCCGCTCCTCTTCGTGAACATTGTGCTTTGTATGGCAGCTTGTAATAATGTAGATTATGAAATTAATGGAGAGTGTTGCCCAAAGTGTGATTCAG GAAAGCGAGTTTATAAACACTGTGATGAGTTCACAAGCACAACATGTGATTCATGTCGCATCAGGACTTACACTAATGCTCCTAATGGATTTACAGAGTGTCTGCCCTGTTCTGTGTGTGATACCA GTGATGGAGTGAGAGTAAAGCAGGCATGTACAGTAACATCAGACACAGTGTGTGGACCTCTTCCTGGTTATTACTGTATAGACTCACTCTATAACTGTAAAAGAGCCAAGAAACATTCATCCTGCTCACCTGGACAATACATCAACCAAACCG GAACACAGTTCAGAGATACAGTGTGTGATGACTGTCCTGCTGGTTCATATTCAAATGGTACTTTCTGCATATTGCATAATTcgaatttttgtaaaaaaaaattaataagcaaAATAGTAGATTAA